In the genome of Oncorhynchus clarkii lewisi isolate Uvic-CL-2024 chromosome 4, UVic_Ocla_1.0, whole genome shotgun sequence, one region contains:
- the LOC139406628 gene encoding paired amphipathic helix protein Sin3b-like isoform X1 yields the protein MSVTISGIMAKIQAHSNTKQINQIQDKAYVVQKQVQQQHFQKLKVEDALSYLDQVKIRFGNDPGIYNKFLDIMKEFKSQSIDTPGVINRVSQLFHGHPDLVLGFNAFLPPGYRIEIPKNGVVFLQSPFSAQVSPGQGKSMTSPAVSATGSSVAEVGSAQSEAVASPESIYSSSGPPEPPSRLSLPLPSRESPSQPQSSSVSPPASEPSPVEFDSAISYVNKIKNRFLDHPEIYRSFLEILHTYQVHCVINMKEQLEVKESRGHGNSGMTEDEVFSKVASLFKGQEDLLAEFGQFLPDAKRSLFTGSSLTGKDHLKRAEDEDMSKQSKKRPRPMLLPHMTPLLKKKMKFSCSKDQSFASVGKHGVLREFTFFDKLRRFFKSREVYENFLRCIALFNQEVVSGAELLQLVTPFLGKFPELYTQFKSFLGDKELSHSVSGLSDRYMEGGGGREVDYASCKRLGSSYRALPKTYQQPKCSGRTAICKEVLNDTWVSFPSWSEDSTFVSSKKTPYEEQLHRCEDERFELDVVLETNLATIRVLESVQKKLSRLSPEDQDRFRLDDCLGGTSEVIQRRAIYRIYGDKAPEIIEGLKRSPATAVPVVLKRLKAKEEEWREAQQGFNKIWREQYEKAYLKSLDHQGVNFKQNDMKALRSKSLLNEIESVYDERQEQSTEEGGVVQQGRDGSSAPAVSDPHMVFTYEDKQILEDAASLIIYHVKRQPTIHKDDKDHIKRIIQHFVPDLFFSRRGELSETEEWTDEEVEERGDRGGGCGGIPGAVATTGSQQHQQQNGESRRRRCASPQTVELGVASSHSLAPVGGEKVDLRDPEAEHQKELDGVYNLFFVNNNWYFFLRLHQTLCQRLLRVYRQAERQLLEHRAEQNRERLLMAECRDLAMELRLKQPSEVELEEYYPAFLDMVRSLLDGNLESTQYEDTLREMFTIHAYIGFTIDKLIQNIIRQLQHLVSDEVCLQVAELYLAERKRGAAGANLSSQCVRTAWETSYQWKSERVMAEENCFKVMFIQNQGQVTLTIELLDTEEAQADDPLDVQCLSSYMEQFVGTESTLCSQNEGYFFKPVFLPRNLRHFRRWQVRQVEAMRCRREWHRQLGVESAGSLDCRFKLNTHKMVFVMNSEDYMYRRGALVKARKSQHRVAVNQHERFDKWHQGWLVEHVTPAAERSVHDWLIGEEEEDMIPCKTTCLNTQVKGLPVNRYQVHYSRKPPSP from the exons ATGTCTGTTACTATCTCCGGGATCATGGCGAAAATTCAGGCACACAGCAACACGAAACAAATAAACCAAATTCAAGACAAGGCCTATGTTGTACAAAAGCAAGTGCAACAACAGCACTTTCAAAAACTGAAG GTTGAAGATGCCCTATCATACCTGGACCAAGTCAAAATACGATTTGGGAATGACCCTGGAATATACAACAAATTTCTTGACATAATGAAAGAATTCAAATCACAAAG CATTGACACACCGGGTGTTATAAACCGTGTGTCTCAGCTCTTCCATGGGCACCCGGACCTCGTTTTAGGATTCAATGCCTTCCTGCCCCCAGGGTATCGGATAGAGATTCCCAAGAATGGCGTGGTTTTTCTTCAGTCCCCATTCTCTGCCCAG GTGTCCCCAGGTCAGGGGAAGAGTATGACAAGCCCTGCTGTGAGTGCCACAGGCTCATCTGTTGCTGAAGTTGGATCTGCCCAAAGTGAAGCTGTGGCATCGCCTGAAAGCATCTACTCATCCTCAGGGCCCCCAGAGCCTCCCAGTAGACTGTCCTTGCCACTCCCCAGCAGAGAGAGCCCATCCCAGCCACAGTCCTCCTCAGTGTCCCCCCCTGCCTCAGAGCCCAGCCCAGTAGAATTTGACAGTGCTATCAGCTATGTCAACAAAATCAAAAACCGCTTCCTAGACCATCCAGAGATCTACAGATCCTTCCTTGAGATACTACACACTTACCAGGTACACTGTGTCATCAATATG AAAGAGCAGCTTGAGGTCAAGGAGAGCCGGGGTCATGGTAATAGTGGAATGACAGAGGATGAAGTTTTCTCAAAAGTAGCCAGCCTCTTCAAAGGCCAAGAGGACTTACTGGCTGAGTTTGGACAGTTCTTACCAGATGCTAAGAGATCACTG TTCACTGGCAGCTCCCTGACTGGGAAAGACCATCTGAAGAGGGCAGAGGATGAGGACATGAGCAAACAGAGCAAGAAGAGACCCAGGCCCATGCTGCTGCCTCACATGACACCACTGCTCAAG aaaAAGATGAAGTTTTCATGCTCCAAAGACCAGTCCTTTGCCTCAGTTGGGAAGCATGGAGTCTTGCGGGAGTTCACATTTTTTGACAAG CTTCGCCGTTTCTTCAAGAGTCGGGAGGTATACGAGAACTTCCTCCGCTGTATTGCTTTGTTTAACCAGGAAGTGGTTTCGGGAGCAGAGCTGCTGCAGCTTGTCACTCCCTTTCTGGG GAAGTTTCCAGAGCTATATACCCAGTTCAAGTCTTTTCTGGGGGACAAAGAGCTCTCTCATTCAGTGTCTGGCCTGTCAGACCGATACATGGAAggaggtgggggcagggaggtCGACTATGCCTCTTGCAAGCGCCTGGGATCCAGCTACAGAGCACTACCCAAGACTTACCAGCAGCCCAAGTGCAGCGGTCGCACTGCTATCTGCAAAGAG GTGCTGAATGACACCTGGGTTTCTTTCCCCTCGTGGTCGGAGGACTCTACGTTTGTGAGCTCAAAGAAAACTCCATATGAGGAGCAGCTTCATCGCTGTGAGGACGAAAGGTTTGAG TTGGATGTGGTCCTGGAGACTAACCTGGCCACCATCCGGGTCCTGGAGAGTGTTCAGAAGAAGCTGTCCCGTCTGTCGCCTGAGGACCAGGACCGCTTCCGTCTGGACGATTGTCTGGGAGGCACATCTGAGGTCATCCAGCGCCGAGCCATCTACCGTATCTACGGCGACAAGGCCCCTGAGATTATAGAGGGGCTGAAGAGGAGCCCCGCTACTGCCGTGCCTGTGGTGCTCAAGAG ATTGAAAGcgaaggaggaggagtggagagaagccCAGCAGGGCTTCAACAAGATCTGGAGGGAGCAGTATGAGAAGGCCTACCTCAAGTCCCTGGACCACCAGGGGGTCAACTTCAAGCAGAATGACATGAAGGCCCTTCGATCCAAAAGCCTGCTCAATGAGATTGAAAGTGTTTATGATGAG CGTCAGGAGCAGAGCACAGAGGAGGGGGGCGTGGTCCAGCAGGGGCGTGACGGGAGCAGTGCGCCAGCGGTCAGCGATCCCCACATGGTGTTCACCTACGAGGACAAGCAGATCCTGGAGGACGCCGCCTCTCTCATCATCTACCACGTCAAACGCCAGCCCACCATCCACAAGGACGACAAGGACCACATCAAGCGCATCATCCAGCACTTTGTCCCCGACCTCTTCTTCTCCCGCCGCGGCGAGCTCAGCGAGACGGAGGAGTGGACGgacgaggaggtggaggagagaggagaccggGGAGGAGGATGTGGCGGTATACCAGGAGCCGTAGCAACAACAGGCAGTCAGCAACATCAGCAGCAGAACGGGGAGTCGAGGCGGCGGCGCTGCGCCTCTCCCCAGACAGTGGAGCTGGGTGTAGCCTCGTCCCATAGCCTGGCTCCAGTGGGAGGGGAGAAGGTGGACCTGAGAGACCCTGAGGCAGAGCACCAGAAGGAGCTGGACGGAGTCTACAACCTGTTCTTCGTCAACAACAACTGGTACTTCTTCCTGCGGCTTCACCAGACCCTGTGCCAGCGGCTGCTGAGGGTGTACCGGCAGGCGGAGAGGCAACTGCTGGAGCACCGGGCAGAGCAGAATCGTGAGAGGCTTCTGATGGCCGAGTGCCGGGACCTGGCCATGGAGCTCCGCCTCAAACAGCCCA GTGAGGTAGAACTGGAGGAGTACTACCCAGCGTTCCTGGATATGGTGCGCAGTCTTCTGGATGGGAACCTGGAGTCCACACAGTATGAGGACACATTGCGGGAGATGTTCACCATCCACGCCTACATTGGCTTCACCATCGACAAGCTCAtccagaacatcattagacag ctgCAGCACCTGGTGAGTGACGAGGTGTGTCTTCAGGTGGCTGAGCTGTACCTGGCCGAGAGGAAGAGGGGCGCGGCGGGGGCTAACCTGTCATCCCAGTGTGTGAGAACAGCCTGGGAGACCAGCTACCAGTGGAAGTCGGAGAGGGTCATGGCTGAGGAGAACTGCTTTAAG GTAATGTTCATTCAGAACCAAGGCCAGGTGACCTTGACCATTGAGCTGCTGGACACAGAGGAGGCCCAGGCTGATGACCCATTGGATGTACAG tgCCTGTCCAGCTATATGGAACAGTTTGTAGGGACAGAGTCAACGCTTTGCTCACAGAACGAAGGCTACTTTTTCAAACCGGTATTTTTGCCCAG gaaccTGAGGCACTTCAGACGCTGGCAGGTGCGCCAGGTGGAGGCGATGCGCTGCAGACGGGAGTGGCACAGACAGCTGGGAGTGGAGAGTGCTGGCAGTCTGGACTGCCGCTTTAAACTCAACACCCACAAGATGGTGTTCGTCATGAACTCTGAGGACTACATGTACCGCCGGGGAGCGCTGGTCAAAGCCAGGAAG tcccagCACAGGGTTGCTGTGAACCAGCACGAGCGCTTTGACAAGTGGCACCAGGGCTGGCTGGTGGAGCACGTGACCCCGGCGGCCGAGCGCTCGGTCCACGACTGGCTcataggtgaggaggaggaggacatgatTCCGTGCAAGACCACCTGCCTCAACACACAGGTCAAAGGCCTGCCTGTCAACAGATACCAGGTGCATTACAGTAGGAAACCTCCCTCTCCGTAg
- the LOC139406628 gene encoding paired amphipathic helix protein Sin3b-like isoform X2 codes for MSVTISGIMAKIQAHSNTKQINQIQDKAYVVQKQVQQQHFQKLKVEDALSYLDQVKIRFGNDPGIYNKFLDIMKEFKSQSIDTPGVINRVSQLFHGHPDLVLGFNAFLPPGYRIEIPKNGVVFLQSPFSAQVSPGQGKSMTSPAVSATGSSVAEVGSAQSEAVASPESIYSSSGPPEPPSRLSLPLPSRESPSQPQSSSVSPPASEPSPVEFDSAISYVNKIKNRFLDHPEIYRSFLEILHTYQKEQLEVKESRGHGNSGMTEDEVFSKVASLFKGQEDLLAEFGQFLPDAKRSLFTGSSLTGKDHLKRAEDEDMSKQSKKRPRPMLLPHMTPLLKKKMKFSCSKDQSFASVGKHGVLREFTFFDKLRRFFKSREVYENFLRCIALFNQEVVSGAELLQLVTPFLGKFPELYTQFKSFLGDKELSHSVSGLSDRYMEGGGGREVDYASCKRLGSSYRALPKTYQQPKCSGRTAICKEVLNDTWVSFPSWSEDSTFVSSKKTPYEEQLHRCEDERFELDVVLETNLATIRVLESVQKKLSRLSPEDQDRFRLDDCLGGTSEVIQRRAIYRIYGDKAPEIIEGLKRSPATAVPVVLKRLKAKEEEWREAQQGFNKIWREQYEKAYLKSLDHQGVNFKQNDMKALRSKSLLNEIESVYDERQEQSTEEGGVVQQGRDGSSAPAVSDPHMVFTYEDKQILEDAASLIIYHVKRQPTIHKDDKDHIKRIIQHFVPDLFFSRRGELSETEEWTDEEVEERGDRGGGCGGIPGAVATTGSQQHQQQNGESRRRRCASPQTVELGVASSHSLAPVGGEKVDLRDPEAEHQKELDGVYNLFFVNNNWYFFLRLHQTLCQRLLRVYRQAERQLLEHRAEQNRERLLMAECRDLAMELRLKQPSEVELEEYYPAFLDMVRSLLDGNLESTQYEDTLREMFTIHAYIGFTIDKLIQNIIRQLQHLVSDEVCLQVAELYLAERKRGAAGANLSSQCVRTAWETSYQWKSERVMAEENCFKVMFIQNQGQVTLTIELLDTEEAQADDPLDVQCLSSYMEQFVGTESTLCSQNEGYFFKPVFLPRNLRHFRRWQVRQVEAMRCRREWHRQLGVESAGSLDCRFKLNTHKMVFVMNSEDYMYRRGALVKARKSQHRVAVNQHERFDKWHQGWLVEHVTPAAERSVHDWLIGEEEEDMIPCKTTCLNTQVKGLPVNRYQVHYSRKPPSP; via the exons ATGTCTGTTACTATCTCCGGGATCATGGCGAAAATTCAGGCACACAGCAACACGAAACAAATAAACCAAATTCAAGACAAGGCCTATGTTGTACAAAAGCAAGTGCAACAACAGCACTTTCAAAAACTGAAG GTTGAAGATGCCCTATCATACCTGGACCAAGTCAAAATACGATTTGGGAATGACCCTGGAATATACAACAAATTTCTTGACATAATGAAAGAATTCAAATCACAAAG CATTGACACACCGGGTGTTATAAACCGTGTGTCTCAGCTCTTCCATGGGCACCCGGACCTCGTTTTAGGATTCAATGCCTTCCTGCCCCCAGGGTATCGGATAGAGATTCCCAAGAATGGCGTGGTTTTTCTTCAGTCCCCATTCTCTGCCCAG GTGTCCCCAGGTCAGGGGAAGAGTATGACAAGCCCTGCTGTGAGTGCCACAGGCTCATCTGTTGCTGAAGTTGGATCTGCCCAAAGTGAAGCTGTGGCATCGCCTGAAAGCATCTACTCATCCTCAGGGCCCCCAGAGCCTCCCAGTAGACTGTCCTTGCCACTCCCCAGCAGAGAGAGCCCATCCCAGCCACAGTCCTCCTCAGTGTCCCCCCCTGCCTCAGAGCCCAGCCCAGTAGAATTTGACAGTGCTATCAGCTATGTCAACAAAATCAAAAACCGCTTCCTAGACCATCCAGAGATCTACAGATCCTTCCTTGAGATACTACACACTTACCAG AAAGAGCAGCTTGAGGTCAAGGAGAGCCGGGGTCATGGTAATAGTGGAATGACAGAGGATGAAGTTTTCTCAAAAGTAGCCAGCCTCTTCAAAGGCCAAGAGGACTTACTGGCTGAGTTTGGACAGTTCTTACCAGATGCTAAGAGATCACTG TTCACTGGCAGCTCCCTGACTGGGAAAGACCATCTGAAGAGGGCAGAGGATGAGGACATGAGCAAACAGAGCAAGAAGAGACCCAGGCCCATGCTGCTGCCTCACATGACACCACTGCTCAAG aaaAAGATGAAGTTTTCATGCTCCAAAGACCAGTCCTTTGCCTCAGTTGGGAAGCATGGAGTCTTGCGGGAGTTCACATTTTTTGACAAG CTTCGCCGTTTCTTCAAGAGTCGGGAGGTATACGAGAACTTCCTCCGCTGTATTGCTTTGTTTAACCAGGAAGTGGTTTCGGGAGCAGAGCTGCTGCAGCTTGTCACTCCCTTTCTGGG GAAGTTTCCAGAGCTATATACCCAGTTCAAGTCTTTTCTGGGGGACAAAGAGCTCTCTCATTCAGTGTCTGGCCTGTCAGACCGATACATGGAAggaggtgggggcagggaggtCGACTATGCCTCTTGCAAGCGCCTGGGATCCAGCTACAGAGCACTACCCAAGACTTACCAGCAGCCCAAGTGCAGCGGTCGCACTGCTATCTGCAAAGAG GTGCTGAATGACACCTGGGTTTCTTTCCCCTCGTGGTCGGAGGACTCTACGTTTGTGAGCTCAAAGAAAACTCCATATGAGGAGCAGCTTCATCGCTGTGAGGACGAAAGGTTTGAG TTGGATGTGGTCCTGGAGACTAACCTGGCCACCATCCGGGTCCTGGAGAGTGTTCAGAAGAAGCTGTCCCGTCTGTCGCCTGAGGACCAGGACCGCTTCCGTCTGGACGATTGTCTGGGAGGCACATCTGAGGTCATCCAGCGCCGAGCCATCTACCGTATCTACGGCGACAAGGCCCCTGAGATTATAGAGGGGCTGAAGAGGAGCCCCGCTACTGCCGTGCCTGTGGTGCTCAAGAG ATTGAAAGcgaaggaggaggagtggagagaagccCAGCAGGGCTTCAACAAGATCTGGAGGGAGCAGTATGAGAAGGCCTACCTCAAGTCCCTGGACCACCAGGGGGTCAACTTCAAGCAGAATGACATGAAGGCCCTTCGATCCAAAAGCCTGCTCAATGAGATTGAAAGTGTTTATGATGAG CGTCAGGAGCAGAGCACAGAGGAGGGGGGCGTGGTCCAGCAGGGGCGTGACGGGAGCAGTGCGCCAGCGGTCAGCGATCCCCACATGGTGTTCACCTACGAGGACAAGCAGATCCTGGAGGACGCCGCCTCTCTCATCATCTACCACGTCAAACGCCAGCCCACCATCCACAAGGACGACAAGGACCACATCAAGCGCATCATCCAGCACTTTGTCCCCGACCTCTTCTTCTCCCGCCGCGGCGAGCTCAGCGAGACGGAGGAGTGGACGgacgaggaggtggaggagagaggagaccggGGAGGAGGATGTGGCGGTATACCAGGAGCCGTAGCAACAACAGGCAGTCAGCAACATCAGCAGCAGAACGGGGAGTCGAGGCGGCGGCGCTGCGCCTCTCCCCAGACAGTGGAGCTGGGTGTAGCCTCGTCCCATAGCCTGGCTCCAGTGGGAGGGGAGAAGGTGGACCTGAGAGACCCTGAGGCAGAGCACCAGAAGGAGCTGGACGGAGTCTACAACCTGTTCTTCGTCAACAACAACTGGTACTTCTTCCTGCGGCTTCACCAGACCCTGTGCCAGCGGCTGCTGAGGGTGTACCGGCAGGCGGAGAGGCAACTGCTGGAGCACCGGGCAGAGCAGAATCGTGAGAGGCTTCTGATGGCCGAGTGCCGGGACCTGGCCATGGAGCTCCGCCTCAAACAGCCCA GTGAGGTAGAACTGGAGGAGTACTACCCAGCGTTCCTGGATATGGTGCGCAGTCTTCTGGATGGGAACCTGGAGTCCACACAGTATGAGGACACATTGCGGGAGATGTTCACCATCCACGCCTACATTGGCTTCACCATCGACAAGCTCAtccagaacatcattagacag ctgCAGCACCTGGTGAGTGACGAGGTGTGTCTTCAGGTGGCTGAGCTGTACCTGGCCGAGAGGAAGAGGGGCGCGGCGGGGGCTAACCTGTCATCCCAGTGTGTGAGAACAGCCTGGGAGACCAGCTACCAGTGGAAGTCGGAGAGGGTCATGGCTGAGGAGAACTGCTTTAAG GTAATGTTCATTCAGAACCAAGGCCAGGTGACCTTGACCATTGAGCTGCTGGACACAGAGGAGGCCCAGGCTGATGACCCATTGGATGTACAG tgCCTGTCCAGCTATATGGAACAGTTTGTAGGGACAGAGTCAACGCTTTGCTCACAGAACGAAGGCTACTTTTTCAAACCGGTATTTTTGCCCAG gaaccTGAGGCACTTCAGACGCTGGCAGGTGCGCCAGGTGGAGGCGATGCGCTGCAGACGGGAGTGGCACAGACAGCTGGGAGTGGAGAGTGCTGGCAGTCTGGACTGCCGCTTTAAACTCAACACCCACAAGATGGTGTTCGTCATGAACTCTGAGGACTACATGTACCGCCGGGGAGCGCTGGTCAAAGCCAGGAAG tcccagCACAGGGTTGCTGTGAACCAGCACGAGCGCTTTGACAAGTGGCACCAGGGCTGGCTGGTGGAGCACGTGACCCCGGCGGCCGAGCGCTCGGTCCACGACTGGCTcataggtgaggaggaggaggacatgatTCCGTGCAAGACCACCTGCCTCAACACACAGGTCAAAGGCCTGCCTGTCAACAGATACCAGGTGCATTACAGTAGGAAACCTCCCTCTCCGTAg